Part of the Mycolicibacterium mengxianglii genome is shown below.
TTTCGCGATCTGGACTGCGACGTGTCCGACCCCACCGCCACCGCCGTGGACCAGGACGCGGTCGCCCTCGACAACGCTGCCGAGGTCGACGAGGCCCTGCCACGCCGTCAGTCCGACGACAGGCAACGCCGAAGCCTCGACGTGCGAGAGCGATGGCGGCTTGCGCACCAGGTGCAGAGCCGGAGCAGACACGACTTCGGCGTATCCATTGGCCGCCCGGGGGAATAGCGGCATCCCGAACGCCTCGTCGCCGGGCCGGAACCGCCATGTTTGCGCCGCTTCGACCACGCCGCTGATGTCCCAGCCGAGGATGAACGGCGGCTTGCCGATCAGCGGGAACTCGCCGGCGCGCAGCCGCGCTTCGAGCGGGTTCAGCCCGATCGCCTTGACGCGGACGAGGACCTCGGTCGGCAGGGGATCGGGCGCGGGCGCGTCCTCGATGGTGAGCACCTCGGGACCGCCGAGCTTGTGCTGGGTGATGACTCGCATGACTCTCCTGACCTCGTAAGGGGAAGAGAATCGAGACTATTTCGTCGATAGGAACCCGCAGGTACCTTGGCGCCATGAGCGGTTTCGGTCCC
Proteins encoded:
- a CDS encoding NADP-dependent oxidoreductase; protein product: MRVITQHKLGGPEVLTIEDAPAPDPLPTEVLVRVKAIGLNPLEARLRAGEFPLIGKPPFILGWDISGVVEAAQTWRFRPGDEAFGMPLFPRAANGYAEVVSAPALHLVRKPPSLSHVEASALPVVGLTAWQGLVDLGSVVEGDRVLVHGGGGGVGHVAVQIAKALGAYVIATASGSKRQFVEELGADEVIDYTEVDFAEVVHDIDVVLDTLGGDTVARSLGVLRPGGHLVTAVAEEDSELVAKFEAAGMRFSGVAVDPDPVALRRLVELVEQGRLRVHVQETFPFDRVADAHRLLDSGHLQGKLVLTV